The genome window TTTTCAATTAAATTTGGGTTCCGTCTTTCTTTTCAAGTAGTTAGTAAATGAAATGTCTCATAAAGACAACTGATGTCATCCCCATAAATAAGCGTTTCAGGGCACCCTGGGTTGTTACAAAGGTATGTTATGTCAAGGATCTCAACCACCTCACAGTATGACCTTTCATTGTTAGCCACTAAATAATAAGTCATGTAGTAATGAAATGTTAATCTTTCAATCCTATTCGCTCCTTTTGAACCGTATCCCGTGTTTATACTTCCATTGTTTTCGGTACTTTTCTCCGTCTGAGCTTCTCATTTCGTTGAATTCTGCTTGTTGTGTTGATGTAATGTTTGAACTTCAGTCAATATACATCCATTTCAGACTGTACTCTGATAATTTGCTAGGTGACTGAAATATCAAAAAAGTCCTAATATATTTAACTAGTATgagatttttattgtataacatAATGTTAAGAAAGAACTCACTATAATATTGAAGTTGAAAACAAAAGGTTCAGTGTCTTCCGTTCAATACTCTACTCTTTCATGTCTATTATTTCACAGGTGCCTGTTGACAGTGACTTAGCTGATATAGTTAAAGAAATATCAATTATGCAGCAATGTGACAGCCCATTCATTGTAAAGTGCTATGGTAGTTTATTTGACAGTCAAGATTTATGGATATGTATGGAATATTGTGGTGCTGGTTCAATAGCTGATATTATGCGTCTGAGAGGTAAAGCCATTGGTGAAGAAGAAATTGCTACTGTACTACATTACAGTCTATGCGGTTTGGATTATTTACACCAGGTAAGTCGTtaatatatcaaaataatctaCTCATTGAGAACTTGTGATTATTCGTTAATTTTGGTAGGTGATTGatagctcccaaatgccctggtacggccgagagtggggagagtccgctctccctctccaaatgctctcacatggccatgcgtatatagcctctgccagggaagtcctactcactgccttctcgtggtgggctggggtgttgtttacgaaattgagaggacgaaaagagaatgtccggtgctttaaccgggttggtggatatggaggatccttctaggggagttgaaaaaccctgattccatgggtgcacatgggctccagtatcctgaagtaacaaatggcgtatgaaccgatcgttggtcaccggctaccatgggactgcatctccttacgatgctccactgccttgtggatcagacctttaggtcaaaggctccgagtgtggcctcctaagaaaaccacctgcttcagtttgggcacctgagcagtatcacagccctcacacaaatcaaatgagatttgtgaggcgcatatatatctggtgcccctttgtaccaatatttatatgtttaaataaataaaaataaataatggtaATTGATTTTAAATGGAGATCGATTGTAAATTATTTAACTGCTAATTTTGCGCATGAACAAGTTTTAGGTTCACAAATCGACAGTCATTTAGTAGGGAAGGTAGTAATTTGTTAATTTTTATGACTCAGGATCCACCGAACTATAATGTGCGACACAATATTCAATAAACTATCATCCTATCGGGTTTGACTATTTAAAGGTGAATTATATTTCAGGTTTAGTATTTGTCAACATCAGTCATCAAGATAATAATCCCTCCTTTATATTTAAGCCTCGTTTGTTCAGTGGTTCTATCAACAAAGCTCTTTTCAAAGGTACGAACATGCTTTAGTCGTTAGGATATATGAAGTAATGTACATATCATGTACAGGCTCGTATAGACAGTTGCTTTTGTTATTAGAAGTCAAGTAGTGAAACTACTGAGCTGCAAAACAATTTTTTACTCCCTAGacaaatttttaaatattttcagatGTTTTGAATCATTTCATAAAATTGGTTGCCTGTGTTAGTATTCTTTCTGGTGGATTCAtctatttgttttatattttcgcTTATAGATGCGAAAAATTCATCGAGATATCAAAGCGGGTAATATACTACTACTCAATTCGGGTGCTGCTAAATTAGCCGATTTTGGTGTGGCGGGTCAATTGTCTGATACTCTGGCCAAACGAAACACTGTCATCGGAACACCCTATTGGATGGCTCCTGAAGTTAGttctgtcatatatatatatatatatatatatatatatatatatatatatatatatatatatatattcaaaaacaaTGTCTAGCGCAGTGATCAGATATGGGTTTAACTACTCATTTTTGGACTCTATTTCGCGTAAGTTTGTAGCAAAGCTCACTCGACTATGCAGTTTGAAAATATCAACGCTATAGTAAACAAAGTGAGTGAGCGCGATTATTGAACGTTACAGTTTTACTTAAGGAAAACACCAATATTTTCATCCCGGCTCCGGGATGGTAGGAAGACAAACTGGCTTTCGGTGACGAATATTTGTGATTAAAAATTGGTAGTTTCTGTAGGGAATCTCTCTTAGGTGATCAATAGACatatataaataatcataaagAAGAGCGACTGTTTTGCTGTAATTGAGTGAAATACTGAGGTAAATTACTCGGAATGTTCTACTAAAATAATTAGTGGctgaaaaatttaaaatatgaCAGGATGCTACTTAAGCAATGATAACTTTGCAAAAAATGGTCATACTCTTATAACTTCTTATCATCTTCCCTCAAAAAATTTATGaggtttttgtttattttcaaatgtttaaGTATTTCCCACTGAAATTTCTTGAACCTGAATTTTCAGGGTTTGAGTTGCATGTTTCACCAGGCGTCTTTCTCCATCAGTCCATCTTCAAAGTAAGAGTGACCTCCATTCTGGATACGATTTGTTTGTGGTTCTTGAAATTGTATGttttcattttgaatatttCGGTTAGTGTATCCGGCGGTGATTCAACTCTACTTGTGTTGTCATCAGTGTGTCGTACATTTAGTTGGTTCTTGTATCTGATCCATGTGATCCTCCCTGTTTGCACCGTACGTGTTACTGACCTCGTCTTCTGACGATTATCCCGAGTACCCTCTGAAAGTGTTGTGCAAGACAGTCTCTTGTGTATATACCTTAGTCCCTGATGTAAATCCAGTAATTGAAGTGATTAACAGCTGTTGTTTTGTTGGAAGTAATTTCCGAACCATTAAACATTCTGCTGGTGAGAGTCATCTCTTTATTTCTGG of Schistosoma mansoni, WGS project CABG00000000 data, chromosome 1 unplaced supercontig 0135, strain Puerto Rico, whole genome shotgun sequence contains these proteins:
- a CDS encoding serine/threonine kinase yields the protein MQRLDDSELSKPPSEVLEIICKLGKGSYGSVYKARYKANGGIVAVKKVPVDSDLADIVKEISIMQQCDSPFIVKCYGSLFDSQDLWICMEYCGAGSIADIMRLRGKAIGEEEIATVLHYSLCGLDYLHQMRKIHRDIKAGNILLLNSGAAKLADFGVAGQLSDTLAKRNTVIGTPYWMAPEVSSVIYIYIYIYIYIYIYIYIYIFKNNV